Sequence from the Nitrospirota bacterium genome:
CAAAGTCATTGACATATTCCGCAGGCACAAGGCGCTTGCGCCGCGTCGCTCGCAGGCCGCTTTTATTTAGATGTCATCTACTGCGACTTAAGCTAATACGCTCGCGCCAAGCAGGTTTGCCACGTGATTCATGTAACCAAGATCGTACGCTTCACGAGCTGCATATTTAGCATCATGATTCGCCTCATAACTCAATTTACATAGCCGACCTAATATACTCTTTGCGTGATCGTCAGAAGCATTCCTTAAGAATCGTGACGAGGCGACCAAAACGAGGTCTGTTTTGAGCTGATGAACGGCCTTCCATTTTTTTTTCGTCTTCTTGTCGGTTAATAACGCATACAATTGTGTTAACGGACCTCGTGCCAAGATCGCATCGTCTTTGCTCCAAAACGCGAGTAACGGCGACAACTCCTGTGGTCGCTTAATCTCGCGTAGATCCAGCTTGTTGATGGGGAGGCGTGGCAGTAGCTTCTTTAATGCCTCCAAGGATCCAGTGCCGCCGAAGTGAAACAAGTTGTGAATTGAATCAAGATTCTCCATGACACCAACCACTTCAATTATCGAATAGCCGACCGAGCCAATGATCTTGAACGGCTTGACTGCATCTTCCTTCTGATTCTCCAAAATTGCGTTGGCTACCAGATCCGGAATAATGGCAAGGTCGAATTCGGGCTCATTTTCTATGATCTTTTTTCGTATATCAGCGGCACCGTCTACTGCTTCACTCGAAAACCTATATTCTCGAAGCACTCGGTGCGAAAGGATAAAAGCCACTATGTTCGACCGGTTTATCAGAAACACGACACTTTCGCTCTCCGGCAAAGATTCAACGTCTTGTGTCCTGCTTGAGTCAGGAGGTTGTGCGAGAGTCTCGAACTGAATTGTTCTCTCGAAGATTTCTATCACCTGGCTCTTACTTCCAGAAATTTGCGATTTCACTCTCGTGTGATGCGTCTCCAGTTCTCGAGTTCGGTTCGCCACCGACAACCAGTATTCGTGGTTTTCAGCGCGAAGTCTATTGTTCTTGAATTCTTCAAGGTTTTTCACATCAGCTTCTTTTATCAATTGACGCAACTGTCGCCTAAGAATTTCTAGGACGAAGATCCTGCGGTAATCTAACGCGCTACAAAGCTGAACTGCCTCTGCCCCAGCTGCCATGACATCTACCACGGCTCCAATATCTGTTATTCCTCCTGTCGCCAAAAGCCTTGGCATTGTCCATCCACGCTGTCGCAGTGTAGTAAGTCGCATTAATACATTGAAGGTATCCAGAAAAAGATGGTCACCGAATATAACGCCGTGGTCTCTAAACTTCTTATTATCTTCCTGCCTCGAAGGAGGTACAATGCATTTCTTCGTGTTGAGCAGGAGCAGCGTCGCCTTCCTATTATATAGCAATTCATAAATCTTGCGGAGTTCCTCTCGCTCCAGATATGGCATCAATTCGTAAGGGATTTTGACTATCAATAGGTGTGAGTTAAAAGCCTTAAAGAACATTTCCAAATCGTTCAACATAGCTTCTGTCCGCTTTATAAAGTCGACATTTCTAAACGTATACTTCCAGTTCAGCTCCACGTAGTCGACGAGAGATAGATCAAACGATTTTGCAATTTCGTCATAAGATTCGCCCTCAGCAACGCTCAAGCCGAGTTTTGTATCAGGAAGAAGCCGTCTTGCTGTTTGTATGTTCTTAAAACAGCTCGGAGTATCCCAAAGCTCGAACCTCTTTGGTCCATCGCTAAACGAGCCCAAGCGATTGCCATCCTCGGGATAGCAAAGTATCACTTTGTCCCTAGTCAATCCTTCTTCCTTCTTTCCCGCGCCACCTGATTTGTTTGATACTGTTTTGAGCGTAAGCGCAGCCGGTGAGAAAGGAGCTAGCGCCTCAAAAGATGACTCGCTTTCGGTGTAGTGAGACGAGGCGATCATGAAGGGATCGCGAAGAACCAAATTATCCGCTATCGTGCAGCTGAGTTCCTCGTTCGACTTGCTCGCGATTGACATCTGACGTGTCTCCTCCATGCCTGAGTTCAGCGACGTTTTACCACCATTGTGGCCGTTAACATCTAAACTACGATTATGCGACCCGTATAATATGCGAAAAACCCATTTATGGGTACAAATTATATGCTTTTGATATGAAAATGACAATCCCATATTTTCTATAATTTCAGGAATTGATTTTGTAGTCCCTTGGTTTCATCACATCTTATGCTGGTCAGCATAAGACACCGCGATAAAAACAACGCCTATCTACAACTTCCTGATAGATCACTGCTTATGGCCAAAACGGCACTTATTTTACAGGCGCCTTATACGGCTATTGCAACAACGTTAGTGGTATTTACGGATCAATATGAACAATGTTAGAATCATAGTCAAATGAATGAATTAGCCGTTGCAGTATCTATTATCCTTTTCCCAGGGCTCATCGCCACAGTGATTTCCGACAAAATCACTAACCATTCGCGTGGCTGGGGCTCGTTCAAGTACAGCATTTATTCATTCATCTTTGGCGTTACGTGTTACGTGGCACTTCAAGTTGTAGGATGGCTGCTTGGCATGCTACAACCGTACCTCCAACTATTACCTTCCCTTAGTGGATACTTGGATGTTTGGACCATAGCCACTAATAGCCACTCCAAAATCGACCTATTCGAGGTAGGCGCAGCAACGATAATGTCTGTGCCTGTTGCATTCTTTGCCGCATACCTAATTAACCATAAGACATTTAATAAAATCGCAAAGAGAATCAGTGTGTCTAATAAATATGGAGACGAGAATCTATTTTATTATTATCTGAACGCAGACGAAATTGATTGGGTTTATGTTCGTGACTTTGAAAGGAAGCTTACTTATGAGGGGCGCATTTGCTCATACTCAGAAAACGATAATATCCAAGAAATCGTATTATCCGAGGTAACGGTTTACGGGTACGAAGATTCAGACGAATATTATTCTGTCCCAAGCATATATCTTTGCAGAGAAATGGGGCGCTTTGTTATCGAAGGAGTGCCTACGGAAATACTGGAGGAGGCAAGTGGAAAAGAAACCACTAAATGAAGGGTCCACTCGTGGTCAAGTTAAAGGAGGGGTACAAAAAACGACCCCCACAAAGAATGTTCGGCCAAGCAAGCCGCCGCCCCCTCCTAAGAAAAAGGGGTAGTACCTGTCAGATCGGGTTCTAACGACCGCTTCCAGCGGGCGTATAATAACCGAGCCCCTAATTTCAAGCGTTAGGGCAGAACAGCGAGAAAAAAGGAGGATATATACTGATAATGAATCGATTTGATCTACAAATTCTTGCTAATATAAGAGTTAAGGAAGCCAAAGTCCTTTTAGATAATAAGTGCTTTGAAGGTGCATATTATTTGTTAGGATATGCCATCGAATGTGCCTTCAAAGCGTGTATAGCCAAACAGACAAAACGTTTTGACTTTCCAGATCAAAGGCTTGTGAATGATAGTTATACACACAATATAGCAAGACTACTTGAAATTTCTGGTCTAAAAGTCCATCATGAGAAAGAGATCAAACGAAATCCAAATTTTGCAGTGAATTGGACGATTGTTAAAGACTGGTCAGAGCAATACAGATATATTAATAACATAACAGAACTCAAAGCTAAGGATATTTATTCAGCAGTAACAGCCAGAAAAACTGGAGTCTTAACATGGATAAAGAGATTATGGTAAAAAGAGAGCTATGCAAAACAATATTTACCCCCCGGGTTCTTTTTAAAGAAAGGTAGATAGCAATGTTCGTAGATATATTTTCAGAAGAAATGATTTCTGCTGGCAAAGAACTTACGGAATATCTTGATAAGGCACAGTTAGAAGTTAGTGCCTCTTTATGGTTCTATGTTACGGATTTAAATATTTGGCGTTTGATAATTGCATCACCTGAAGTAAGAATTTACGGCCCTAAAATATTATATAAAAAAATTCAGTCTGTTATCTCTAAATTGCCGGATGACAAAAAAATAGCTCTGAAGGATATCTCTGTCGTTGACAACAATGATCCTATTATCTCATTGTTACGAACGGCCATAAAAACGGGAAAGGACATAGCTGGAATAAGATTTTCGCGGAATACAATTAACGGTGTTTTTATTGAAGATACATATATATATCGAATCATATAGTGA
This genomic interval carries:
- a CDS encoding DNA-binding protein — translated: MNRFDLQILANIRVKEAKVLLDNKCFEGAYYLLGYAIECAFKACIAKQTKRFDFPDQRLVNDSYTHNIARLLEISGLKVHHEKEIKRNPNFAVNWTIVKDWSEQYRYINNITELKAKDIYSAVTARKTGVLTWIKRLW